The DNA segment GTGAAAATATAATTGATTTCAAACGTCCGTTTAAACGTATCTCGATGATAGATTCTATCAAAGAACATACAGGAATTGACATCAATGGCATGAATGAAGAACAGCTCTTTAAAGTATGCGACGAACTAGGTGTAGAAACCGATCCTTCCATGGGAAAAGGAAAATTAATTGATGAGATATTTGGCGAAAAATGTGAAGGTAGCTATATTCAACCCACCTTTATCACCGACTACCCAGTGGAGATGTCGCCATTGTGTAAGAAACACCGTGAAAACCCTGAACTAACAGAACGTTTTGAATTAATGGTGAACGGTAAAGAGTTGGCCAATGCTTACTCAGAATTAAATGATCCTATTGATCAACTAGATCGTTTTCAGGATCAGTTGAAATTATCGGAGAAAGGAGATGACGAAGCCATGTTTATCGATATGGATTTTGTACGCTCACTTGAATACGGTATGCCCCCAACCTCAGGTATGGGTATCGGCGTTGATCGCCTGGCTATGTTGATGACAAACCAGCATTCCATTCAGGAAGTATTGCTTTTCCCTCAGATGCGTCCAGAGAAAAAAGTGGAGGCAGATGGAGTAGAAAAATATACAGCCATCGGCGTCCCCGAAGAATGGGCTGAAGTAATCATTAAACTAGGATACAAAAAAATAGATGATGTTAAAGAAGTAAAACATACCAAATTACATCAGGATATTTGTGGGTACAACAAAAAAAATAAATTAGGATATAAAAACCCTTCGCAAGATGAAGTGAAGGCTTGGTTTGCTTGATATGAACCCAAATGATTGGTGAAAGCTGACAAAAAACAACACAGCAACAAGTAATGGGGGTAAGTATTAATTTCAAGGAGCGGATAATCACAATATATGGACGAATCATCTAGAATTGGTATAATTGGTAGTGGGAGTTGGGCTACAGCAATAGCTAAAATGCTCACCAACAATGTGCTGGAGTTTAATTGGTATTTCCGAAATCCTAAACATGTTAAGAAGTTCAGAAAGCATGGACACAATCCTAATTATCTCACTAGTGTTGATTTTGAGACCGATAAGATACATTTTTACTCAGATATCAATCACATTGTTGAAGAGAGTGATGTACTTATCATTGCTATTCCGTCAGCCTTTTTAAAGAATACCTTAAGCGATTTGTCGGTATCTTTGAAGGATAAATACATGGTTTCAGCAGTGAAGGGACTGGTTTCTGAGGAGAATATGATTGTGGGTACATTTTTAAATGAATTTTATGATGTACCTCTGGATAATTTTGGCGTTATCTCGGGCCCCTGCCACGCGGAGGAAGTGGCGCTTGAACGACTCTCATACTTGACTATTGCCAGTCAGGACTTGAAGAAAGGCCGTGCTTTTGCTTCTTTTTTAAGTTGCGGTTATATCAAAACATCAATTTCTGACGACATTTACGGAACGGAATTTTCATCTGTTTTAAAAAATATTATGGCTGTGGCCTCTGGAATCTGCCACGGAATGGGATATGGAGATAACTTTCAAGCCGTATTAATGTCTAATGCCATTCAAGAAATTAAGCGCTTTGTGGATACGGTTCATCCCATAACACGCGATATAAAAAGCTCTGCTTACCTGGGCGATTTGTTGGTGACAGGATATTCGCAATTTAGTAGGAACCGTACCTTTGGAACAATGATCGGGAAAGGATACTCTGTGAAATATGCACAAATGGAAATGTTGATGGTGGCCGAGGGATACTATGCAGTTAAAAGCATTAAGGAAATCAATGAAAAATACAAGGTAAACATGCCCATTACCGATGCTGTTTATAATATTATTTACGAACGCATTTCGCCATCTATCGAAATACGCTTGCTCATAGAAAATTTACGATAAAAAATAGTCCTTATTCATAAAAATCAATTTCACAATGGAAAACTTAAAAATTGATATTTCAAAAACTTTCACTTTTGTATCTGAAGAAAAAGTAAACGGATACAAAAGTCAGGTCGCCTCTCACCTCAAGTCGTTATACGAAAAAACAGGAAGAGGAAGCGATTTCCTTGGTTGGGTAAACCTGCCATCTAGCATTGATGAAGCACAACTATCTGATATTGAAACTACCGCTGCAAACTTAAAATCCAAGGCTGACGTGGTAGTGGTCATCGGAATTGGTGGCAGTTACCTGGGAGCCAGAGCTGTGATCGACGCCATGTCAAATAGCTTTGATCATTTAATAACCGAGAGAAAGAACCCTGTTGTTATTTATGCTGGTCAAAATATTGGAGAAGATTATACCGCTGAATTATTAGAACTTTTAAAGGATAAATCATTTGCCTTGGTAGTCATCTCTAAATCAGGAACCACAACGGAGCCTGCATTGGCATTTCGCTTACTAAAAGACTTGCTCGAAAGCAAATATTCGGCCGAAGAAGCCAAAGACCGCATTGTGGCTATTACCGATGCAAAAAAAGGTGCACTAAGAACTCTGGCAGATCAAAAAGGATACAAAACCTATGTAATCCCTGACGATGTGGGTGGACGCTATTCTGTATTAACTCCTGTGGGTTTGTTGCCTATTGCCGTGGCAGGAATTGATATCCGCGCTTTGGTAAAAGGCGCCAAAGACATGGAAGAAATTACCGCCAAAGAAGGTGAAAACAGCGCTGCTGCAACTTATGCCGCCGTTCGTAACGAGCTCTACAAAAATGGAAAAGCAACAGAGATATTGGTGAACTACCAACCTAAACTGCACTTTGTGGCAGAGTGGTGGAAACAATTATATGGCGAAAGCGAAGGAAAAGAAAATAAAGGTATATTCCCTGCTGCTGTTGATTTCTCAACCGACCTTCACTCTATGGGACAGTGGATTCAAGAGGGCGTTCGTAACATATTTGAAACCATCATTACCGTTTCTAAAGCCAACAAAACGGTGATAGTACCTACAGATGAAGCAGACCTTGATGGACTTAACTTCTTGGCCGGAAAAAGGGTGGATGATGTGAATAAGATGGCTGAGCTAGGTACCCTATTGGCACATGTTGACGGTGGTGTTCCTAACATCAAAGTTGAAATCCCAGTTCTCAATGAGTATTACTTGGGACAGTTATTGTATTTCTTCGAAATAGCTTGTGGTATTAGTGGTTATATATTAGATATCAACCCATTTGATCAACCAGGCGTTGAAGCTTACAAAAAGAATATGTTTGCTTTATTGGAAAAACCAGGGTTCGAAGCAGAAACTGCAGCTATTAAAGCAAAATTGTAATAGTTGGTATTTAGACAATAGAATATTTATATTAGAAGCCCGAAGACATATCTTCGGGCTTCGTTTTTTTACCATCTATTTAGATAAAAAACAATGTACAAAACCAATCCTCACCCTCACCAACTACCAGGTTGGTCAAAACAATAAGAAGCATAGCGACATTGGCAAAATGCTTTCCTGAACATACTTGAGATAGTAGTACACCGGCTGGAAACATTACCCCCAAGCTGGATTAAAACTTCGTCATAAGAATTAATAGTAATGTTGGCTTCCCGACGAAGAAACACCAAGTACTAAAATTTCTCCTTTTTTAATGTTTAATTGTTTTTTACCTCTCATCCCTTTGGCACTTAAACTACCAGAAGAGGCCATTAAATCAAAAGATAATTCATCTGCTTGATTACTCAAACTCATCTTCACACTGCCCGAAGAGGCTTTGAAAGAAGAATTACCACTTAGCATAATTTCCTCACCATACTGACTTCCACTGGAAGTAATAAGATTCAATGCACCATTTATATTATATAGTTTTATACTGCCTGAACTGGCACGGGCCTGTACGTCTCCCCGAACATCACTCATTTTAATACTACCCGATGAAGCACTGGCCTGTACATTGCCCATGACCATCGTTATACTTTGCGAACCGGAAGAACTCTCTGAATCCACATCACCATTGATCTCCTCCATACTAATTCTTCCGGAAGATAGCTTAGAAACAACATTACCTTTAATCTTTGTGAAGGACTGACTACCAGAAGAAGATATACAAGATAAATCACCATTAATATTGGTCAATTTTAGACCTCCTGAGCTGGTTTTGGCACTTATGTCGCAGTCCATATTCTCCGCGTTAATACTGCCTGAACTAGCCATCAAATGAACCTTACTAGACACCATATTCGCCACATGAACACTTCCTGATGTATTGTCAACCCGAATGTGTGTACCAGATGGCACCTTGAAACCAAGCAAACCGCCAAATGACCCCCGCAACGATCTTGGTCTTTCAATCCAAACTTCCAACGAAGAACCATCTTGCTTATACCTAATCTTGATGTCATCACGCTCTTTATTGGCTTTCACTTCACCCTTAAAGAGTATTTTTTCAGAACTATGGCTATCTATATTCACATTACAAAATGAACCTTTTACCACCAACTCTGACACACTTTCGAAATTGGCCTCGGCCTGATCAATAACAATCTTGGCCTGACCACTCACATTATTAATAATACAGCTGTTTAAAGAACATAGAACAACAACTACGATTAAGTAAGTTTTAAGTTTTTGCATGATTAAAAAATTAGATTTAAAAAAATATACATATGGA comes from the Saccharicrinis fermentans DSM 9555 = JCM 21142 genome and includes:
- a CDS encoding NAD(P)H-dependent glycerol-3-phosphate dehydrogenase, which translates into the protein MDESSRIGIIGSGSWATAIAKMLTNNVLEFNWYFRNPKHVKKFRKHGHNPNYLTSVDFETDKIHFYSDINHIVEESDVLIIAIPSAFLKNTLSDLSVSLKDKYMVSAVKGLVSEENMIVGTFLNEFYDVPLDNFGVISGPCHAEEVALERLSYLTIASQDLKKGRAFASFLSCGYIKTSISDDIYGTEFSSVLKNIMAVASGICHGMGYGDNFQAVLMSNAIQEIKRFVDTVHPITRDIKSSAYLGDLLVTGYSQFSRNRTFGTMIGKGYSVKYAQMEMLMVAEGYYAVKSIKEINEKYKVNMPITDAVYNIIYERISPSIEIRLLIENLR
- a CDS encoding glucose-6-phosphate isomerase; the protein is MENLKIDISKTFTFVSEEKVNGYKSQVASHLKSLYEKTGRGSDFLGWVNLPSSIDEAQLSDIETTAANLKSKADVVVVIGIGGSYLGARAVIDAMSNSFDHLITERKNPVVIYAGQNIGEDYTAELLELLKDKSFALVVISKSGTTTEPALAFRLLKDLLESKYSAEEAKDRIVAITDAKKGALRTLADQKGYKTYVIPDDVGGRYSVLTPVGLLPIAVAGIDIRALVKGAKDMEEITAKEGENSAAATYAAVRNELYKNGKATEILVNYQPKLHFVAEWWKQLYGESEGKENKGIFPAAVDFSTDLHSMGQWIQEGVRNIFETIITVSKANKTVIVPTDEADLDGLNFLAGKRVDDVNKMAELGTLLAHVDGGVPNIKVEIPVLNEYYLGQLLYFFEIACGISGYILDINPFDQPGVEAYKKNMFALLEKPGFEAETAAIKAKL
- a CDS encoding DUF4097 family beta strand repeat-containing protein — encoded protein: MQKLKTYLIVVVVLCSLNSCIINNVSGQAKIVIDQAEANFESVSELVVKGSFCNVNIDSHSSEKILFKGEVKANKERDDIKIRYKQDGSSLEVWIERPRSLRGSFGGLLGFKVPSGTHIRVDNTSGSVHVANMVSSKVHLMASSGSINAENMDCDISAKTSSGGLKLTNINGDLSCISSSGSQSFTKIKGNVVSKLSSGRISMEEINGDVDSESSSGSQSITMVMGNVQASASSGSIKMSDVRGDVQARASSGSIKLYNINGALNLITSSGSQYGEEIMLSGNSSFKASSGSVKMSLSNQADELSFDLMASSGSLSAKGMRGKKQLNIKKGEILVLGVSSSGSQHYY